In Uranotaenia lowii strain MFRU-FL chromosome 2, ASM2978415v1, whole genome shotgun sequence, one genomic interval encodes:
- the LOC129749008 gene encoding protein pangolin, isoforms A/H/I/S-like, producing the protein MPNTNENSHSGSTSDDLGSTDEVKVFKDEGDREDEKASSENLLEEKFNLIDLTESAENLVKNSRQNLSPPYAGGGGSGGSSAGKLNSPDHSPGFSNMGYLPPYQYSSGTASAIQGTMSKIGLSQFFCNEDPLPNPPPAHCGIIPYQLDSKAISLSARQSLYPFSTSQYPYPILSSNMLPVPPSWHTPSMYSTAPSFRNSYPSSLQIYTTLASDLYSRYQSSSLLNVHPHNVLSQVKQELGASQETSHNYSVRQSHGHGPSSSKSSLDLPQELTNRYGRSSSNASGSSGSGAKKKCSSASGSSSGNPQSQQNNRVHIKKPLNAFMLYMKEMRAKVVAECTLKESAAINQILGRKWHSLSREEQSVYYDKARQERQLHMEMYPGWTARDNYGYGAKKKRKAKKKDTLVSESASRRKKICIRNEESDTFDGTRMSDEYIGSYGTVV; encoded by the coding sequence ATGCCCAACACTAACGAAAATTCACATTCCGGCTCGACCAGCGACGATCTGGGCAGCACGGATGAGGTGAAAGTGTTCAAGGATGAAGGCGACCGCGAGGATGAAAAGGCTTCGTCGGAAAATCTGCTCGAAGAAAAGTtcaatttgattgatttgacAGAGAGTGCCGAAAATCTTGTTAAAAACTCCCGCCAGAATCTAAGCCCCCCGTACGCAGGGGGAGGTGGAAGCGGAGGGAGCAGTGCGGGAAAACTAAACTCTCCCGACCATTCGCCTGGTTTCTCCAACATGGGATACCTGCCGCCTTATCAGTATTCTAGCGGGACAGCTAGTGCAATACAGGGTACAATGAGCAAGATTGGTCTTTCGCAGTTTTTCTGCAACGAAGACCCGCTACCCAACCCACCTCCTGCTCATTGTGGAATCATCCCCTACCAGCTCGACTCCAAAGCGATCAGCCTCTCGGCGCGGCAGTCGCTTTACCCCTTCTCCACCAGTCAGTATCCTTACCCTATCCTTTCCTCCAACATGCTCCCAGTTCCACCTTCCTGGCACACCCCCTCCATGTACTCCACGGCGCCCAGCTTCCGGAACTCCTACCCATCCTCGCTTCAAATCTACACCACCTTAGCTAGTGATCTGTACTCGCGCTATCAATCTTCTTCGCTGCTAAACGTGCATCCGCACAACGTGCTAAGTCAGGTGAAGCAAGAACTGGGCGCCTCCCAAGAAACTTCACACAACTACAGTGTGCGCCAATCTCATGGACACGGTCCGAGCAGCAGTAAATCGTCGCTCGATCTGCCCCAAGAACTCACTAATCGCTATGGTCGGTCCAGCAGTAACGCTTCCGGCAGCTCCGGTTCCGGTGCCAAAAAGAAATGCTCCTCCGCCTCTGGCAGCAGCTCCGGCAATCCGCAATCCCAGCAAAACAACCGAGTACATATCAAAAAGCCGTTGAATGCATTTATGCTCTACATGAAGGAGATGAGAGCCAAAGTGGTCGCTGAATGTACGCTCAAGGAGTCGGCCGCCATTAACCAGATCCTGGGCCGCAAATGGCACTCGCTTTCACGGGAGGAACAAAGTGTCTACTACGACAAGGCGCGCCAGGAGCGGCAGCTCCACATGGAGATGTACCCCGGCTGGACGGCACGGGATAACTATGGTTACGGCGCCAAGAAGAAGCGGAAAGCGAAGAAGAAAGATACACTCGTGTCGGAATCGGCGAGCAG
- the LOC129749010 gene encoding ceramide glucosyltransferase — protein sequence MSAAMNTIVIALAIGILVFWCGKWVVHAMAITYGKLKLHKKTASPTAQPRETPYPSVSILKPLMGSDPNLCSNLETFFLMDYPTYELLFCIESPDDPAIDIVNRLREKYPNVETSLLLGGSNVGVNPKVNNLYPGYLVARYELIMISDAGIRMKSDTLTDMVNHMTDRVGLVHQMPFVCDREGFAAAFEKIYFGTVQSRIYLCADLLGINCHTGMSCLMRKDALDEFGGIQSFGRYLAEDFFLAKAFHDAGWKLSISSQPAWQNSGICDISSFQARLTRWAKLRVAMVPTTILLEPLSECIIVGMFACWAAKILFRWNPLVFFLIHTLCWFLSDWILLSIIQNGSLPFNKFTFFVGWSFRELSGPYLFFNALWNPAIRWRTRVYKLEWGGIAYELTSQIKS from the coding sequence ATGTCGGCAGCGATGAATACCATAGTGATAGCTCTGGCAATTGGAATACTGGTGTTCTGGTGTGGCAAATGGGTGGTCCACGCAATGGCTATCACCTATGGCAAACTGAAACTCCACAAGAAAACCGCCTCGCCAACGGCACAGCCTCGAGAAACGCCGTACCCATCGGTGTCGATCCTGAAGCCCCTGATGGGATCCGATCCGAACCTGTGCAGCAATCTGGAAACGTTCTTCCTGATGGACTACCCGACTTATGAGCTACTGTTCTGCATCGAATCACCCGACGATCCGGCCATAGACATAGTCAATCGACTACGAGAAAAGTACCCGAACGTGGAAACCTCCCTGCTTCTAGGAGGATCAAACGTCGGCGTCAATCCGAAGGTCAACAATCTCTACCCGGGATATCTGGTAGCCCGGTACGAACTCATCATGATTTCGGACGCTGGTATCCGAATGAAAAGTGACACCCTAACGGACATGGTCAACCACATGACCGATCGCGTCGGCCTCGTCCATCAGATGCCGTTCGTGTGCGACCGCGAAGGATTTGCGGCCGCCTTCGAAAAAATCTACTTTGGTACCGTCCAGTCGCGGATATACCTGTGTGCTGATCTGCTGGGCATCAACTGCCACACCGGCATGTCCTGTCTGATGCGCAAGGATGCTCTGGACGAGTTCGGCGGCATACAATCTTTCGGGCGGTACCTCGCCGAAGATTTCTTCCTAGCGAAAGCCTTCCACGACGCCGGCTGGAAGCTCTCCATCAGTAGCCAACCGGCTTGGCAAAATTCCGGCATTTGTGATATTAGCAGCTTCCAGGCCCGGCTCACCCGGTGGGCCAAGCTGCGCGTAGCAATGGTCCCCACGACCATACTGCTAGAGCCACTCTCCGAGTGCATCATCGTTGGCATGTTTGCCTGCTGGGCAGCAAAAATTCTGTTCCGATGGAATCCGCTAGTATTTTTCCTCATCCACACTCTCTGCTGGTTCCTGTCGGATTGGATCCTCCTCTCTATCATCCAGAACGGGTCCCTTCCCTTCAACAAGTTTACCTTCTTTGTCGGGTGGTCCTTCCGGGAGCTCAGCGGTCCGTACCTCTTCTTCAACGCCCTCTGGAACCCGGCCATCAGATGGCGAACCCGAGTTTATAAATTGGAATGGGGTGGAATTGCCTACGAACTCACCTCTCAAATCAAATCGTAG